Proteins co-encoded in one Meiothermus sp. genomic window:
- a CDS encoding transposase, with protein MNHILPRRKPGPPGKVALREALVAEHRRTGASPHSLARKYGVSSGTAWKWVYGKPSRPRRGPDPRYPHPLPDALWQRLEPLLRPKGKGAPARYAKRSIVEAIFLVLREGRFWEDLPPGYPPGRAVGEHYRDWVRRGVWAEVERLLNDPRDDPLSGRALPVHHADDPLRDG; from the coding sequence CCGGGCAAGGTCGCGCTGCGGGAGGCTTTGGTGGCGGAACACCGGCGGACGGGAGCCAGCCCCCACAGCCTGGCGAGGAAGTACGGGGTAAGCAGCGGGACGGCGTGGAAGTGGGTGTACGGGAAGCCCTCCCGGCCCCGCCGGGGGCCCGACCCCCGCTATCCCCATCCCCTCCCGGATGCGCTGTGGCAACGCCTGGAGCCCCTGCTCCGCCCGAAGGGGAAAGGAGCCCCAGCCCGCTACGCGAAGCGCTCCATCGTGGAGGCCATCTTCCTGGTGCTGCGGGAGGGGCGCTTCTGGGAGGACCTCCCGCCCGGCTACCCGCCGGGGAGGGCGGTGGGCGAGCACTACCGCGACTGGGTGCGCCGGGGGGTGTGGGCGGAGGTGGAGCGGTTACTGAATGACCCGCGGGACGATCCCCTATCGGGACGGGCTCTGCCCGTACACCATGCGGACGATCCCCTGCGGGACGGCTGA
- a CDS encoding cytoskeletal protein beta 5, with translation MSAERLLDLQERRRLEGAIREALLRAEDLERVLSRALEALVALEKEDRALGTLYASVPWLGHRVLEEILREIGPRLEALCGPLRETLGEVLDEGG, from the coding sequence GTGAGCGCTGAGCGGCTTCTCGACCTACAGGAGCGGCGGCGGCTCGAGGGGGCCATCCGGGAAGCGCTGCTCAGGGCAGAGGACTTGGAACGAGTCCTGAGCAGGGCCCTGGAGGCGCTGGTCGCGCTGGAAAAGGAGGACCGCGCCCTGGGCACGCTGTATGCCAGCGTACCCTGGCTGGGCCATCGCGTCCTGGAGGAAATCCTGCGGGAGATTGGGCCACGGCTGGAGGCGCTCTGCGGCCCTCTGCGGGAGACGCTGGGGGAGGTGCTGGACGAGGGCGGGTAG
- a CDS encoding excalibur calcium-binding domain-containing protein, with protein MLRLLTCFLFALSLALAQDTVAGRASVIDADSLEIQGVRIRLWGVDAVESGQTCLDAQGKVYPCGRRAAFALADFLGQRTVSCTRRDTDRYGRVVAVCGVAGVEVNRWLVEQGWALAYVQYGGGVYLDSQDRARAGKRGIWQGSFQAPWEYRRNPANPPTAGSPRPQSPSPAPSPSSVYYRNCAEARAAGAAPIYRGQPGYRPGLDRDGDGIACER; from the coding sequence ATGTTGCGACTTTTGACCTGCTTTTTGTTTGCTCTAAGCTTGGCCCTGGCCCAGGACACCGTGGCAGGGCGTGCCAGCGTGATAGACGCCGATTCTTTGGAAATCCAGGGGGTTCGCATCCGCCTGTGGGGGGTGGACGCCGTAGAGAGCGGCCAGACCTGCCTGGACGCCCAGGGGAAGGTTTACCCATGTGGCCGCCGCGCCGCCTTCGCCCTGGCCGACTTCCTGGGCCAGCGCACGGTGAGCTGCACCCGGCGGGACACCGACCGCTACGGGCGGGTGGTGGCGGTGTGCGGCGTGGCAGGTGTCGAGGTCAACCGCTGGCTGGTGGAGCAGGGCTGGGCCTTGGCCTATGTCCAGTACGGCGGGGGGGTCTACCTCGACAGCCAGGACCGGGCCAGGGCCGGCAAGCGGGGCATCTGGCAGGGGAGCTTCCAGGCCCCGTGGGAGTACCGCAGGAACCCGGCCAACCCGCCCACGGCGGGCAGCCCCCGTCCCCAGAGCCCCTCCCCTGCCCCCTCGCCCTCGAGCGTCTACTACCGCAACTGCGCCGAGGCTCGGGCGGCGGGAGCCGCGCCCATCTACCGGGGGCAGCCGGGCTATCGGCCGGGGCTGGACCGGGACGGGGACGGGATAGCCTGTGAGCGCTGA